One Rhodovulum sp. P5 DNA window includes the following coding sequences:
- a CDS encoding cation acetate symporter, whose amino-acid sequence MTRLLSVIGLAVLALAAVDPALAAGAIEGEVEKQPVNMSAISMFIMFVFVTLGITYWAARRTKSAKDFYTAGGGITGFQNGLAIAGDYMSAATLLGLSGMVFARGYDGFVYSIGFLVGWPIILFMMAERLRNLGKFTFADICSFRLEQTPIRSLAAAGALSVVILYLIAQMVGAGKLIQLLFGLDYAYAVVLVGVMMMVYVTFGGMIATTWVQIIKACLLLFGGTFMVIMALSQFGFNFELMATRATEIHKLGDDIMGPGSFLSDPISAISLGMALMFGTAGLPHILMRFFTVSDAKEARKSVFYATGFIGYFFIVVCTMGLAAIVIVGSDPQFFDADGGLRGGGNMAAMHLAKAVGGDLFLGFISAVAFATILAVVSGLALAGASAISHDLYASVFKRGKVTEQQEIRVSRIATVCLGVVAIVLGIAFEKQNIAFMVGLAFGIAGSANFPVLFLSMYWKGLTTWGAFFGGFTGLLTALTLVILSPTIWVSIFGFEEAIFPYKHPALFSIPTAFAAIWLFSKLDRSEQAKREAARFEAQEVRSLSGVGAEGAAAH is encoded by the coding sequence ATGACCCGTCTCCTTTCCGTCATCGGACTGGCCGTGCTTGCGCTGGCCGCCGTCGACCCCGCCCTGGCCGCGGGTGCCATCGAAGGTGAGGTCGAGAAACAGCCGGTCAACATGTCGGCCATCTCGATGTTCATCATGTTCGTGTTCGTCACGCTGGGCATCACCTATTGGGCGGCACGCCGCACCAAGTCGGCCAAGGACTTCTACACCGCCGGCGGCGGTATCACGGGGTTTCAGAACGGTCTGGCCATTGCCGGCGACTACATGTCCGCGGCCACGCTGCTGGGCCTGTCGGGCATGGTGTTCGCCCGCGGCTATGACGGGTTCGTCTATTCCATCGGGTTTCTCGTGGGCTGGCCGATCATCCTGTTCATGATGGCCGAACGCCTGCGCAACCTGGGCAAGTTCACCTTTGCCGATATCTGCTCGTTCCGGCTGGAACAGACGCCGATCCGCTCTCTCGCGGCGGCGGGTGCCCTGTCGGTTGTGATCCTCTACCTGATCGCGCAGATGGTCGGGGCGGGCAAGCTGATCCAGCTTCTGTTCGGGCTCGACTATGCCTATGCGGTGGTTCTGGTGGGCGTGATGATGATGGTCTACGTCACCTTCGGCGGAATGATCGCCACCACCTGGGTGCAGATCATCAAGGCCTGCCTGCTGCTGTTCGGCGGCACCTTCATGGTGATCATGGCACTGTCGCAGTTCGGTTTCAATTTCGAGCTGATGGCCACCCGGGCGACCGAGATCCACAAGCTGGGCGACGACATCATGGGGCCGGGCAGCTTCCTGTCCGATCCGATCTCGGCGATCTCGCTGGGAATGGCGCTGATGTTCGGCACCGCGGGTCTGCCGCATATCCTGATGCGCTTTTTCACCGTGTCCGACGCCAAGGAGGCGCGCAAATCGGTGTTCTACGCCACCGGCTTCATCGGCTATTTCTTCATCGTGGTCTGCACCATGGGGCTGGCGGCCATCGTCATCGTCGGCTCTGACCCGCAGTTCTTCGACGCCGATGGCGGCCTGCGGGGCGGCGGCAACATGGCGGCGATGCATCTGGCCAAGGCGGTCGGCGGCGATCTGTTCCTCGGCTTCATCTCGGCCGTGGCGTTCGCCACAATCCTTGCGGTGGTGTCGGGGCTGGCGCTGGCCGGGGCCTCGGCCATCAGCCATGACCTTTACGCCTCGGTCTTCAAACGCGGCAAGGTGACGGAGCAGCAGGAAATCCGCGTGTCGCGGATCGCCACGGTCTGTCTGGGTGTGGTCGCCATCGTGCTGGGGATCGCGTTCGAGAAACAGAACATCGCCTTCATGGTGGGCCTTGCCTTCGGCATCGCCGGTTCAGCGAACTTCCCGGTGCTGTTCCTGTCGATGTACTGGAAGGGTCTGACGACCTGGGGTGCGTTCTTCGGCGGGTTCACCGGGCTGCTGACGGCGCTGACGCTGGTGATCCTGTCGCCGACGATCTGGGTGTCCATCTTCGGCTTCGAAGAGGCGATCTTCCCCTACAAGCATCCGGCGCTCTTCTCGATCCCGACGGCCTTCGCGGCGATCTGGCTGTTCTCCAAGCTGGACCGGTCCGAACAGGCCAAGCGCGAAGCCGCGCGGTTCGAGGCGCAGGAAGTCCGCTCGCTCAGCGGTGTGGGTGCCGAAGGCGCCGCAGCCCACTGA
- a CDS encoding putative nucleotidyltransferase substrate binding domain-containing protein, translating to MTEFFNFDFPPFNLLTDAERQKFSDALDIGYFQEGEVLIEPGDPVQSLFILIKGIVHKTTGGETDNVYGAEDAFGVAALIEGENASRFTVEEEALIYLLPAATFRDLMRQNEEFNSFFSKSISAKLSHHPQQQAAPTATSLLAQKVGKVVHPAPRSIPATAPISQAARIMRDHATMSVLVTGDDGAVIGLITSSRLRDCALIEGRPVDTPVGEVCLKTLIGVEADDPVSEAMIQMVKHKISRVVVREQGAITGVMDVTDLLGFLSNQSYLLLLQVERARDSEELQEVASRLNDLVGSLVESGTRIALIARLVSEINQRLFAKLFQFLAPAGLAENACLVVMGSEGRGEQILRTDQDNALIVADGYDLEEARRFAVAFSAALESFGFPPCPGGMMVSNPDWCVSMHDFRQKLGQWVHHPSETDMISLAAFVDALATAGNPELLKQAKAHLHDILGDHDGFLAIFAKAVEAFDVPIGMFHQLKLDRGEHRGALDLKKGGIFPIVHGARAMALKHGISATHTPARIAGLADLGIIERRFADDLVDAFEFMLGLKVRASFNSDGSFREATTFVPVTTLHKLEKDLLKDSLGLAKEFQGIVSHHFNLGRF from the coding sequence ATGACCGAGTTCTTCAATTTCGACTTTCCGCCCTTCAACCTTCTGACCGATGCAGAGCGGCAGAAATTCAGCGATGCGCTGGATATCGGCTATTTCCAGGAAGGCGAGGTGCTGATCGAACCGGGCGACCCGGTGCAGTCGCTGTTCATCCTGATCAAGGGCATCGTGCACAAGACCACCGGGGGTGAAACCGACAACGTCTATGGCGCCGAAGATGCCTTTGGCGTGGCCGCCCTGATCGAGGGCGAGAATGCCAGCCGCTTCACCGTCGAGGAAGAGGCGCTGATCTATCTGCTGCCCGCCGCCACCTTCCGCGACCTGATGCGCCAGAACGAAGAGTTCAACAGCTTCTTCTCGAAATCCATTTCGGCGAAGCTCTCGCATCACCCCCAGCAGCAGGCCGCCCCGACGGCGACCTCGCTTCTGGCGCAAAAGGTGGGCAAGGTGGTGCATCCCGCCCCCCGCTCCATCCCCGCAACGGCGCCGATTTCACAGGCCGCGCGGATCATGCGCGATCACGCCACGATGTCGGTTCTGGTCACGGGGGACGATGGCGCGGTGATCGGGCTGATCACCTCGTCACGGTTGCGCGACTGCGCGCTGATCGAGGGGCGCCCGGTCGACACCCCGGTGGGCGAGGTGTGTCTGAAAACCCTGATCGGGGTGGAGGCTGACGACCCGGTCAGCGAAGCCATGATCCAGATGGTCAAGCACAAGATCAGCCGCGTGGTCGTGCGTGAACAAGGTGCGATCACCGGCGTGATGGACGTCACCGACCTGTTGGGCTTCTTGTCCAACCAGTCCTATCTGCTGCTGCTTCAGGTCGAACGGGCGCGGGACAGCGAAGAACTGCAAGAGGTCGCCAGCCGCCTGAACGACCTTGTCGGCTCGCTGGTCGAAAGCGGTACGCGGATCGCGTTGATCGCCCGGCTGGTGTCAGAGATCAACCAACGACTCTTTGCCAAGCTGTTCCAGTTTCTGGCCCCCGCGGGCCTGGCCGAGAATGCCTGTCTGGTTGTCATGGGCAGCGAGGGGCGGGGCGAGCAGATCCTGCGCACAGATCAGGACAACGCCCTGATCGTTGCCGATGGCTATGATCTGGAGGAAGCCCGCCGCTTTGCCGTCGCGTTTTCGGCCGCGCTGGAAAGCTTTGGCTTTCCGCCCTGTCCGGGCGGAATGATGGTGTCCAACCCCGACTGGTGCGTGTCGATGCACGATTTCCGCCAGAAGCTGGGGCAATGGGTGCATCACCCCAGCGAGACGGACATGATCTCGCTTGCCGCCTTTGTCGATGCGTTGGCAACCGCGGGCAACCCGGAACTTCTGAAACAGGCCAAGGCGCATCTGCACGATATCCTTGGCGACCATGACGGCTTTCTTGCCATTTTTGCCAAGGCGGTGGAGGCGTTCGACGTGCCCATCGGCATGTTCCACCAGCTGAAACTGGACCGGGGCGAACATCGCGGAGCGCTAGACCTCAAGAAGGGGGGGATCTTTCCCATCGTTCACGGGGCGCGGGCGATGGCGCTCAAGCACGGGATTTCCGCCACCCATACCCCCGCGCGGATTGCCGGTCTGGCCGATCTGGGCATCATCGAGCGCCGATTTGCCGATGATCTGGTTGATGCGTTCGAGTTCATGCTGGGGCTGAAGGTGCGGGCCTCTTTCAACAGCGATGGCAGTTTTCGGGAGGCCACGACCTTTGTGCCCGTGACCACCCTGCACAAGCTTGAAAAGGACCTGCTGAAGGATTCGCTTGGCCTGGCGAAAGAGTTCCAGGGCATCGTCAGCCACCACTTCAACCTGGGCCGGTTCTGA
- a CDS encoding DUF485 domain-containing protein yields MPETVYARVKQDPRFDELTRRRGRFAVTLSVLVLVVYYSFIMVVAFRPDWLAQPIADGFTTTLGIPIGVAIIIGAWLTTGIYVRRANTEFDRLNDQIVKDATT; encoded by the coding sequence ATGCCCGAGACCGTGTACGCGCGGGTCAAGCAAGACCCGCGTTTCGACGAACTGACACGCAGGCGGGGGCGGTTTGCCGTGACCCTGTCCGTGCTGGTTCTCGTCGTCTACTACAGCTTCATTATGGTCGTCGCCTTCCGGCCCGACTGGCTGGCGCAGCCCATCGCCGATGGGTTCACGACCACGCTGGGGATTCCCATTGGCGTGGCCATCATCATCGGCGCGTGGCTGACCACGGGCATCTATGTGCGCCGCGCCAATACCGAGTTCGACCGCCTCAACGACCAGATCGTGAAGGATGCGACCACATGA
- a CDS encoding ABC transporter ATP-binding protein: MTEDPLVRFEGVRKSYDGVQAVKGIDFEIGRGEFVAIMGPSGCGKTTTLRMLAGLEAPTDGTITIDGRVMNDVSAHERDTPMVWQSLALFPFLNVKENVEFGLKMRGVTAMDRHGRAMLWLERLGLKGFEKRRVDQLSGGQRQRVALARCLVTEPQMLLLDEPLSALDAHLTIRMQGVLTRLQKELGITFVYVTHSQSEAFAMADRVVIMGHGEIAQIGKPQEIFRNPRNRFVAEFVGRNNILPGERPGQEIVVAADRMQVSPTAPHGHALEAEFVSEEFAGTSIICYFEGPQGEELKAQVSEDQLETLGLLPGKRFWLSWAPEAAHAMESA, from the coding sequence ATGACCGAAGATCCGCTTGTCCGCTTCGAGGGCGTCCGCAAGAGCTATGACGGCGTTCAGGCCGTGAAGGGCATCGATTTCGAGATCGGCCGGGGCGAGTTCGTGGCGATCATGGGCCCCTCGGGCTGCGGAAAGACAACGACGCTGCGCATGCTTGCCGGGTTGGAGGCGCCGACGGACGGCACCATCACCATCGACGGGCGGGTGATGAACGACGTGTCCGCCCATGAACGGGACACCCCGATGGTGTGGCAGTCGCTGGCGCTGTTCCCCTTCCTGAATGTGAAAGAGAATGTCGAATTCGGGCTGAAGATGCGGGGGGTCACTGCCATGGACCGGCACGGCCGCGCGATGCTGTGGCTGGAACGGCTGGGTCTGAAGGGATTTGAAAAACGTCGCGTCGACCAGTTGTCCGGCGGGCAGCGGCAGCGCGTCGCGCTGGCCCGCTGTCTTGTCACCGAACCGCAGATGCTATTGCTGGACGAGCCGCTCTCGGCGCTTGACGCGCATCTGACGATCCGGATGCAGGGCGTGCTGACGCGATTGCAGAAGGAACTGGGCATCACCTTCGTCTACGTGACCCATTCGCAATCGGAAGCCTTTGCCATGGCCGACCGCGTTGTGATCATGGGGCATGGCGAGATCGCGCAGATCGGCAAGCCGCAAGAGATCTTCCGCAACCCCAGGAACCGCTTCGTCGCCGAATTCGTCGGCCGCAACAACATCCTGCCGGGTGAGAGGCCGGGGCAGGAGATCGTCGTGGCGGCCGATCGGATGCAGGTCAGCCCGACCGCACCACACGGTCACGCCCTAGAGGCCGAGTTCGTGTCCGAGGAATTCGCCGGCACCAGCATCATCTGCTATTTCGAGGGGCCGCAGGGTGAGGAGCTGAAGGCGCAGGTGTCGGAGGACCAACTGGAAACACTGGGGCTGCTGCCCGGAAAACGGTTCTGGCTCAGCTGGGCGCCGGAGGCGGCCCACGCAATGGAAAGCGCATGA
- a CDS encoding DUF3365 domain-containing protein: MGLRFKYNLVLLLACLLGIGAATVVSYLFVQKTAVDDVKQNIRLLRGNALAVRSYTLNHVGPLLSDDSDILFLPETVSAFAARSVFATFREQFPDYSYKEAALDPTNPADRPDALERSMIDQFRADPELDQIATVVETGEGRFLTMAFPITIYQEGCLVCHSTPEVAPPAMVDLYGPDNGFGWTLGETVGAQIISAPMALVERRARDTGIILVSGLALVFLLVFVMTNILLGRMVLTPVRRMSAMAEKVSMGDFSVPEYRKAGDDEISSLSVSFNRMRRSLERAMSMIDV; the protein is encoded by the coding sequence ATGGGACTACGTTTCAAGTACAATCTCGTTCTGCTTCTGGCCTGTCTTCTTGGCATCGGTGCCGCGACGGTCGTGTCTTACCTCTTCGTGCAGAAAACCGCGGTGGATGACGTCAAGCAGAATATCCGGCTGCTGCGCGGCAATGCCCTGGCGGTGCGCTCCTACACGCTCAACCATGTCGGGCCGCTGCTGTCGGATGACAGCGATATCCTGTTTCTGCCCGAAACGGTGTCGGCCTTTGCCGCCCGGTCGGTCTTTGCCACCTTCCGGGAGCAATTTCCCGATTACAGCTACAAGGAAGCCGCGCTTGATCCGACCAACCCGGCGGACAGGCCCGATGCACTGGAACGGTCTATGATCGACCAGTTTCGGGCCGATCCCGAACTCGACCAGATCGCGACCGTGGTCGAAACCGGCGAGGGCCGTTTCCTGACCATGGCCTTCCCGATCACCATTTATCAGGAGGGGTGCCTGGTCTGCCACTCCACCCCCGAGGTCGCCCCGCCGGCCATGGTCGATCTCTATGGTCCCGATAACGGGTTCGGCTGGACCTTGGGCGAAACCGTCGGCGCGCAGATCATTTCCGCCCCGATGGCGCTGGTGGAACGGCGGGCGCGCGACACCGGCATCATCCTTGTCTCCGGTCTCGCGCTCGTCTTCCTTCTGGTCTTCGTGATGACGAACATCCTGTTGGGGCGCATGGTGCTGACCCCGGTGCGTCGCATGTCGGCGATGGCGGAAAAGGTCAGCATGGGCGATTTCTCGGTGCCGGAATACCGCAAGGCCGGCGATGACGAGATCAGCTCGCTCTCGGTGTCGTTCAACCGGATGCGCCGCAGCCTGGAACGCGCGATGAGCATGATCGATGTCTGA
- a CDS encoding cytosine deaminase, which produces MSMDILVKGGILPDGTQADIAIAKGRFTAVEPGIASDAGRIIDATGKLVTQPFVDAHFHMDATLSYGRPRINASGTLLEGIALWRELKQVQTREEIIARALDYCRQAIGKGILAIRSHVDVTDQSFATVEALLEVRDHVRGVLDLQLVAFPQDGWFRAPGAEAQVIRALDAGVDVVGGIPHFERTMADGTASVRAACELAADRGLRVDLHCDESDDPNSRHIETLAAETLRCGLQGRVAGSHLTSMHSMDNYYVAKLLPLIAEADVAAIPNPLINITLQGRMDSYPKRRGMTRVPELRAAGVTVAFGQDCVRDPWYPLGSGDMLDVAHMGLHVGLMTAPDEMRAAFEMVTETPARIMGLDFGLSPGKRGSLVVLDAPDPVEALRLRPARLAVISDGRIVSTTRPAEVTVDTGF; this is translated from the coding sequence ATGAGCATGGATATTCTGGTCAAGGGTGGCATCCTGCCCGACGGCACGCAGGCCGATATCGCCATCGCAAAGGGGCGCTTCACGGCGGTGGAACCCGGCATCGCAAGCGACGCAGGCCGCATCATCGACGCCACGGGCAAGTTGGTCACACAACCCTTCGTCGACGCGCATTTCCACATGGATGCGACGCTGTCCTATGGCCGGCCCCGGATCAACGCCTCGGGCACCTTGCTGGAGGGCATCGCGCTCTGGCGCGAGTTGAAGCAGGTGCAGACCCGGGAAGAGATCATCGCCCGCGCACTGGACTATTGCCGGCAGGCCATCGGCAAGGGCATCCTTGCCATCCGCTCCCATGTGGACGTGACCGACCAGAGCTTTGCCACGGTCGAGGCGTTGCTGGAGGTGCGCGATCATGTGCGGGGCGTGCTGGATCTGCAACTGGTCGCTTTCCCGCAGGATGGATGGTTTCGCGCGCCGGGGGCCGAGGCACAGGTGATCCGGGCGCTTGATGCGGGCGTCGATGTGGTGGGCGGCATTCCGCATTTCGAGCGTACGATGGCGGACGGCACGGCCTCTGTCCGGGCGGCCTGCGAACTGGCGGCGGATCGGGGGCTGCGTGTCGATCTGCATTGCGACGAAAGTGACGATCCCAACAGCCGTCACATCGAAACGCTGGCGGCCGAGACGCTCCGCTGCGGGTTGCAGGGGCGGGTTGCGGGCTCTCACCTGACGTCGATGCATTCGATGGACAATTACTATGTGGCGAAGCTCCTTCCGCTGATCGCGGAGGCAGACGTCGCCGCCATCCCCAACCCCTTGATCAACATCACCTTGCAGGGGCGGATGGACAGCTATCCCAAACGGCGGGGCATGACGCGCGTGCCGGAACTGCGCGCCGCGGGTGTGACCGTGGCCTTCGGGCAGGATTGCGTGCGCGATCCCTGGTATCCGCTGGGGTCTGGCGACATGCTCGACGTTGCCCATATGGGCCTGCATGTGGGCCTGATGACCGCACCCGACGAGATGCGCGCGGCCTTTGAAATGGTAACGGAGACGCCCGCCCGGATCATGGGGCTCGACTTCGGACTCAGCCCGGGCAAGCGGGGAAGCCTTGTGGTGCTGGATGCCCCCGACCCGGTCGAGGCGCTGCGCCTGCGTCCCGCCCGCCTTGCCGTGATATCGGATGGTCGTATCGTCTCGACCACGCGCCCCGCCGAAGTGACGGTGGATACCGGCTTTTGA
- a CDS encoding 3'-5' exonuclease, with amino-acid sequence MLHRLRKAWLKRRLTAPDYLFLFDEAPPGEYVCFDLETTSLDPETAQILSIGAVRIRDHRVLASQRLSLRVRAEGDFDSEAIKVHRIRRLDAVRGMPVREALDQLLRFIGPAPLVGYYLEFDVAVVNRYLKGWIGTSLPQRQIEVSAEYYDWKTRGGVDQHVDLRFDSIRHTLDLPTLPAHDAINDAMMAAMCFVKLRHQTRSSWRREQEATQRSLADDGA; translated from the coding sequence ATGCTGCACCGGCTGCGCAAAGCCTGGCTGAAACGGCGGCTGACCGCGCCGGACTATCTGTTCCTGTTCGATGAGGCCCCGCCGGGCGAATATGTCTGCTTCGATCTGGAAACCACCAGCCTTGACCCAGAGACGGCGCAGATTCTGTCGATCGGGGCGGTGCGCATCCGTGACCACCGGGTTCTGGCCAGTCAGCGCCTTTCGCTGCGGGTCCGGGCCGAGGGCGATTTCGACAGCGAGGCGATCAAGGTGCACCGCATCCGCCGGCTGGATGCGGTGCGCGGCATGCCCGTGCGCGAGGCGCTGGACCAGTTGCTGCGCTTCATCGGCCCCGCGCCGCTGGTGGGCTATTACCTCGAATTCGACGTGGCGGTAGTGAACCGGTATCTGAAGGGATGGATCGGCACGTCCCTGCCCCAGCGCCAGATCGAGGTGTCGGCAGAGTATTACGACTGGAAGACCCGCGGCGGGGTCGATCAGCATGTCGATCTGCGTTTTGACAGCATCCGACATACGCTGGATTTGCCCACGCTTCCCGCGCATGACGCGATCAATGACGCGATGATGGCGGCGATGTGTTTCGTCAAGCTGCGCCATCAGACGCGATCCTCCTGGCGGCGAGAGCAGGAGGCAACGCAGCGCAGTCTTGCAGACGACGGGGCCTGA
- a CDS encoding peptidoglycan-binding protein gives MYVKIVLASLTLCLAALPAAAQSDRTVALVVSVAGGTQRADEIQTQLQRMGAETLRADLPTNAQLRSILKRFAREATDSRASLVYLDVPMVSFEGRAYVLPDGATLDRPTDLFTQAIPILAFARMAVQAEQGGAVIATRGDLPDELPQGVTGTEKAPAPVAGSAPILIAEGDAFADMRGVIADFAGREEIELGELLGRLAAIGGASVSGIPDRPIRFRERPPAPVQAETPAPVPPAPAEPAPAPAVVPEDTPPPPAAVTETLEELALLEQSLSRSAKRSIQNRLRALGHYKGLVDGIFGPQTRAAIIEFQQSRSEDPTGVLTRRQLLDLSA, from the coding sequence ATGTATGTGAAGATCGTTCTGGCAAGCCTGACGCTGTGTCTGGCTGCGCTGCCCGCCGCGGCCCAAAGCGACCGCACCGTGGCGCTGGTCGTCTCGGTCGCAGGCGGGACACAAAGGGCAGACGAGATCCAGACCCAGTTGCAGCGCATGGGCGCCGAAACCCTGCGGGCCGATCTTCCGACCAATGCACAACTGCGATCCATCCTGAAACGCTTTGCCCGCGAGGCAACGGATTCCCGCGCCAGCCTTGTCTACCTCGACGTGCCGATGGTCAGTTTCGAGGGGCGGGCCTATGTGCTGCCGGACGGCGCGACGCTTGACCGTCCGACAGATCTGTTCACCCAGGCCATTCCGATCCTGGCCTTCGCCCGAATGGCGGTTCAGGCCGAACAGGGCGGCGCCGTGATTGCCACCCGGGGCGATCTGCCCGATGAGCTGCCGCAGGGGGTGACCGGGACCGAAAAGGCGCCGGCACCGGTTGCGGGGTCGGCCCCCATCCTGATCGCAGAGGGCGACGCGTTCGCCGATATGCGCGGGGTCATCGCGGATTTCGCCGGGCGGGAAGAGATTGAACTGGGCGAGTTGCTGGGCAGACTTGCGGCCATCGGCGGGGCAAGTGTTTCCGGGATTCCGGATCGCCCGATCAGGTTCCGGGAACGTCCACCGGCCCCCGTTCAGGCGGAAACACCCGCGCCGGTGCCGCCCGCCCCAGCCGAACCCGCCCCTGCGCCGGCCGTCGTTCCCGAGGATACCCCACCGCCGCCCGCGGCGGTGACAGAGACGCTGGAAGAACTGGCGCTTCTGGAACAGTCGTTGTCGCGGTCGGCGAAGCGGTCGATACAGAACCGGCTGCGGGCGCTTGGGCACTACAAGGGGCTGGTTGACGGCATTTTCGGCCCGCAGACCCGCGCGGCCATCATCGAATTTCAACAAAGCCGGTCGGAAGACCCGACCGGGGTGCTGACCCGCCGGCAGTTGCTCGACCTGAGCGCATGA